One Methanococcus aeolicus Nankai-3 DNA segment encodes these proteins:
- a CDS encoding M50 family metallopeptidase: protein MEITSTNILMVFLIIWSIIYIINTKKQKLEKKSDNGENEYETSQMGLKIYYGLFGILRTSAGLKIIDKVGKYKFWRKLSLWLIPICMIISILTLYMFINSTINLFSGTVSKETSKPIIFLFGNLIPWIPGIVALIIGITLHELAHGIVARAYNLKIKSTGLLLGLGIPLGAFVELSDEFKDTNNKIRGAVASAGPIANVIIFVIAIFAMPFAMNMDSPITISNVAEDYPAQGVLLKGDVIYSINDHKINSLTSFQNAVKDIKPNEKIKITILRNNKLITINSITTSTDGLIGINAEASAGISFILQTLYWTSMLNLMLGFFNLLPALPLDGFHIWNALPELIRDLRKDNKLLNKISMITEYLINERSLTSISLMVWGLIFISMAYSFM, encoded by the coding sequence GTGGAAATAACTTCAACAAATATATTAATGGTATTTTTAATAATTTGGTCAATAATATATATAATAAATACTAAAAAGCAGAAACTCGAAAAAAAATCAGATAATGGCGAAAATGAATACGAAACCTCACAAATGGGATTAAAAATATATTATGGATTATTTGGAATATTAAGGACCTCAGCAGGATTAAAAATAATAGATAAAGTTGGAAAATACAAATTTTGGCGAAAATTAAGCCTATGGTTAATTCCTATCTGTATGATAATATCTATATTAACGCTGTATATGTTTATAAATTCCACGATTAATTTATTTTCTGGAACAGTCTCCAAAGAGACATCTAAACCAATTATATTTTTATTTGGAAATTTAATACCATGGATTCCCGGAATTGTGGCATTAATCATAGGAATAACGCTTCACGAATTAGCACATGGTATAGTTGCTAGGGCATATAATTTAAAAATAAAAAGCACAGGTTTATTGTTGGGCTTGGGTATTCCATTGGGTGCCTTTGTAGAATTAAGCGATGAATTTAAAGATACCAATAACAAAATTAGGGGTGCAGTTGCATCAGCTGGACCAATTGCAAATGTAATAATATTTGTTATAGCAATATTTGCAATGCCTTTTGCAATGAATATGGATTCTCCGATAACCATATCAAATGTGGCAGAGGATTATCCTGCACAGGGAGTATTATTAAAGGGAGATGTAATATATTCAATTAACGACCACAAAATAAACTCTTTAACTAGTTTTCAAAATGCCGTAAAGGATATTAAACCAAATGAAAAAATTAAAATAACAATATTAAGAAATAACAAATTGATAACCATAAACTCAATTACTACCTCAACAGATGGATTAATCGGAATAAATGCCGAAGCATCAGCGGGTATATCGTTTATACTTCAAACTCTGTATTGGACTAGCATGTTAAATTTAATGCTTGGATTTTTTAATTTGCTTCCAGCACTGCCCCTTGATGGATTCCATATTTGGAACGCACTACCAGAATTGATAAGAGATTTAAGAAAGGATAATAAATTATTAAATAAGATTTCAATGATTACAGAATACTTAATAAATGAAAGAAGCTTAACCTCAATTAGTTTAATGGTTTGGGGATTAATATTTATATCAATGGCATATTCATTTATGTAA
- the cfbA gene encoding sirohydrochlorin nickelochelatase has product MEALVLLGHGSRLPYSKEIVGKVAEKIKEKNIYDIVEIGMMEFNEPTIPQTINKVIAEGAKKIIIVPVFLAHGNHTKRDIPQILGLIECEEHHHEGEGGHHHHHHHHHGEKIEVPEGVEIIYRDPMGADDRVVDIVLDRAKGN; this is encoded by the coding sequence ATGGAAGCATTAGTTTTGTTAGGTCATGGAAGTAGATTACCTTATTCAAAAGAAATAGTTGGAAAAGTTGCAGAAAAGATAAAAGAAAAAAATATTTATGATATTGTAGAAATTGGAATGATGGAATTCAATGAGCCAACCATACCTCAAACAATTAATAAAGTTATAGCAGAAGGAGCTAAAAAAATTATAATTGTGCCTGTATTTTTAGCACATGGAAACCATACAAAAAGAGATATTCCACAAATATTGGGATTAATCGAATGTGAGGAGCATCACCACGAGGGGGAAGGGGGACATCACCACCATCACCACCATCACCATGGTGAAAAAATAGAGGTGCCAGAGGGCGTTGAGATAATATACAGAGACCCAATGGGTGCAGACGATAGAGTTGTTGATATTGTTTTAGATAGGGCAAAAGGAAATTAA
- a CDS encoding TIGR00341 family protein gives MKLRLIECFIPKHIFVGLDNIVDEYKKNIVWHNVSELGSSMVIRILATLNATEAIVDMLNKEYGGSNFRIIVFEPTTTVPTITEEKKEENILDSEEVKKGRHRLSRHEIYDKLFSVMNSPNEYYLMLIISTIVASIGLLRNDVTIIIASMIIAPLLSPNISLSFSIGVADWELAKKSLHNLFFGIGLALVFSILLGFLAPISIDNPQISSRLSIGLMDVVIALCAGVVGAVSTASGISSVAIGVMIAVALLPPLVAFGLMVGSGHAIEAIPILLLFVINIIGVNLSSILVFYAYGISPYKWWKKEKAKNLTIISVMLWFLLLFLVVMLISYLKY, from the coding sequence TTGAAATTAAGATTAATAGAATGTTTTATTCCAAAACATATTTTTGTAGGCCTTGACAACATAGTTGATGAATACAAAAAAAATATTGTCTGGCACAATGTTTCGGAATTGGGGAGCTCCATGGTAATAAGAATACTGGCTACACTAAATGCCACTGAAGCTATTGTTGATATGTTAAACAAAGAGTATGGCGGTTCTAATTTTAGAATAATCGTATTTGAACCCACTACAACGGTTCCGACAATAACAGAAGAAAAAAAGGAAGAAAATATATTGGATAGTGAAGAGGTAAAAAAAGGAAGGCATAGATTATCGAGACATGAAATATATGATAAATTATTTAGTGTTATGAATTCACCCAACGAATATTATTTAATGTTAATTATATCTACAATTGTAGCTTCAATAGGGCTTTTGAGAAATGATGTGACCATAATAATTGCATCTATGATTATCGCACCACTATTAAGTCCAAATATATCTCTTTCATTTTCTATCGGTGTTGCAGATTGGGAGTTGGCAAAAAAATCATTGCATAATTTATTTTTTGGAATTGGGCTGGCATTGGTATTTTCCATATTGTTGGGATTTCTTGCCCCCATATCGATAGATAATCCTCAAATATCATCGCGATTATCAATAGGTTTGATGGATGTTGTTATAGCATTGTGTGCGGGGGTTGTCGGTGCTGTTTCTACGGCTTCGGGCATATCTTCTGTGGCTATTGGTGTTATGATAGCCGTGGCATTACTGCCCCCATTGGTGGCGTTTGGATTAATGGTAGGTTCTGGACATGCTATTGAGGCAATTCCAATATTATTATTATTTGTTATAAATATAATTGGAGTAAATTTGTCCTCCATATTGGTATTTTATGCATATGGTATATCCCCATATAAATGGTGGAAAAAAGAAAAAGCTAAAAATTTAACAATTATTTCAGTTATGTTATGGTTTTTGCTTTTATTTTTGGTGGTTATGCTAATATCATATTTAAAATATTAA
- the amrB gene encoding AmmeMemoRadiSam system protein B, with protein sequence MGVRNPVVAGAFYPSDPNELIEIIEYCYFHKLGPNTIPIGGEYKKPVGVIAPHAGYIYSGAPAAYSYSAISERVSGDITAIIIGPNHTGLGEGVSVMDGIWKTPLGDVSTDTEFIDKLWKECDVVELDELAHSREHSIEIQLPFLQHIALRQSVKFKIVPICMAMQDYETSMDVGYFIAKIAKELNRNVIIIASTDFSHYEPQENASKKDALIIKNILAMDEKSLYSDAITYNISMCGYGPTMAMIRAMKELGATTSKLLSYCTSGDITGDYSSVVGYGSLLIE encoded by the coding sequence ATGGGAGTAAGAAATCCTGTTGTGGCTGGTGCATTTTATCCATCAGACCCAAATGAATTAATTGAAATAATAGAATACTGTTATTTTCATAAATTGGGGCCTAACACAATCCCAATAGGTGGAGAATATAAAAAGCCTGTTGGAGTGATTGCCCCTCATGCAGGTTATATTTATTCGGGAGCTCCTGCTGCATATTCATATAGTGCTATTTCGGAAAGAGTTAGCGGGGATATCACGGCAATAATAATTGGCCCAAATCATACTGGATTAGGTGAAGGAGTTTCAGTTATGGACGGCATATGGAAAACTCCTTTGGGAGATGTTTCCACAGATACAGAATTTATCGATAAATTATGGAAGGAATGCGATGTAGTAGAATTAGATGAACTGGCACATAGTAGGGAACATTCCATAGAAATTCAACTACCATTTTTACAGCATATTGCATTAAGACAAAGCGTAAAATTTAAAATTGTTCCAATTTGTATGGCTATGCAGGACTATGAAACTTCAATGGATGTTGGGTATTTTATAGCAAAAATAGCTAAGGAATTAAATAGAAATGTAATAATTATAGCATCCACTGATTTTAGTCATTATGAGCCACAGGAAAATGCTTCAAAAAAAGATGCTTTAATCATAAAAAATATATTGGCAATGGATGAAAAAAGTTTATATTCTGATGCCATAACCTACAATATATCTATGTGTGGATATGGCCCCACCATGGCAATGATTAGGGCAATGAAGGAGCTTGGTGCAACTACCTCAAAATTGTTATCCTACTGCACTTCGGGAGATATTACTGGGGATTATTCTTCTGTTGTAGGATATGGTTCGCTTTTAATAGAGTAA
- the mfnE gene encoding [5-(aminomethyl)furan-3-yl]methyl phosphate kinase, with the protein MNDKNNNINIIKIGGSLTYSVNELLNKLKDFCNTSGKKIIIVPGGGQFANVVRELHEKTELNEDGAHMLATKSTDLIGLYFSEISGITAVDNLYDAKKILNKENIVIILPSKIVLATEELPHSWELTSDSISAYIAKCLDIHSIIIATDVDGIYTTYPEGKLLNTINVKTLKGFTSVDSYISTMLLKHNIECFVVNGKHPMRIINILKNNSDICTKITID; encoded by the coding sequence ATGAACGACAAAAATAATAACATAAATATTATAAAAATAGGCGGTAGTTTAACATATTCGGTAAATGAATTATTGAATAAATTAAAAGATTTTTGCAACACAAGTGGTAAAAAAATAATAATTGTTCCCGGAGGAGGGCAGTTTGCAAATGTTGTCAGGGAGCTCCATGAAAAAACAGAATTAAATGAGGATGGCGCCCACATGCTTGCCACAAAATCAACTGATTTAATTGGGCTTTATTTTTCAGAAATATCTGGAATCACAGCAGTAGATAATTTATATGATGCTAAAAAAATATTAAATAAAGAAAATATTGTAATAATACTACCTTCAAAAATTGTATTGGCCACCGAGGAGCTCCCCCATTCATGGGAATTAACCTCCGATTCAATATCTGCATATATTGCCAAATGTTTGGATATTCATAGCATAATTATAGCTACTGATGTAGATGGTATATATACAACATATCCTGAAGGAAAACTATTAAATACTATAAATGTTAAAACCCTTAAAGGCTTTACTTCTGTTGATAGTTATATATCGACAATGTTATTGAAACACAATATTGAGTGCTTTGTAGTTAATGGGAAGCACCCAATGAGAATAATAAATATTTTAAAAAACAACAGTGATATATGCACAAAAATTACAATTGATTAA
- a CDS encoding zinc finger domain-containing protein, translated as MKYKCTSCHAEIAPREHAARFLCPNCGEVELVRCEKCRKLSNPYKCGKCGYEGP; from the coding sequence ATGAAATATAAATGCACATCTTGTCATGCAGAGATTGCTCCAAGGGAACATGCCGCAAGGTTTTTATGCCCGAACTGTGGAGAAGTAGAATTAGTAAGATGCGAAAAATGTAGAAAATTAAGTAATCCATATAAATGTGGAAAATGTGGATACGAAGGACCATAA
- a CDS encoding elongation factor 1-beta, translated as MGIVMVKLKVMPVSPEVNKDELSAKIKETVESMDIICRNIEVEPLAFGLYAVFPLIEMEEKEGGTEPVEEALANLDDVESVESVEVSLV; from the coding sequence ATGGGAATTGTTATGGTAAAATTAAAAGTAATGCCTGTAAGTCCAGAAGTAAATAAAGATGAATTGTCTGCTAAAATAAAAGAAACCGTAGAAAGCATGGATATAATATGTAGAAACATAGAGGTAGAACCATTGGCTTTCGGATTATATGCAGTATTTCCACTTATAGAAATGGAAGAAAAAGAAGGGGGAACAGAACCTGTTGAGGAAGCACTGGCTAACTTAGATGATGTTGAAAGTGTAGAATCTGTGGAAGTTTCATTAGTATAA
- a CDS encoding 50S ribosomal protein L22, with amino-acid sequence MSKLNYKVETDPNKTARAMGRSLRISRKHTIEICREISGMKLDKAIAYLNRVIELKQVVPFKRHGKDVPHKKGKYGWTAGRFPQKASTQILSVLENAKKNAEYKGMNTEKLRIKHISSNKGFTIKRHMPRAFGRASPKNQETVHVQVILEEFY; translated from the coding sequence ATGAGTAAGTTAAATTATAAAGTAGAAACAGACCCTAATAAAACTGCAAGAGCTATGGGTAGATCATTGAGAATTTCAAGAAAACATACCATTGAAATTTGTAGGGAAATAAGTGGTATGAAATTAGATAAAGCTATTGCATACCTAAATAGAGTAATTGAGTTAAAACAAGTTGTTCCATTTAAAAGGCATGGAAAAGATGTTCCGCATAAAAAAGGAAAATATGGATGGACAGCAGGTAGATTCCCTCAAAAAGCATCTACACAAATATTAAGTGTTTTAGAAAATGCAAAGAAAAATGCAGAATACAAAGGTATGAATACAGAAAAATTGAGAATAAAACACATATCCTCAAATAAAGGATTTACAATAAAAAGACACATGCCAAGAGCATTTGGTAGAGCTTCGCCAAAAAACCAAGAAACAGTTCATGTTCAAGTTATATTGGAAGAATTTTACTAA
- a CDS encoding 30S ribosomal protein S3, translating to MIERTFIKENVMETLVDEYLKNKLPRAGYSHMDVKKTPIGTRITVFAEKPGFVIGRKGKMVKELTETIATKYGVNKPQIEVKQIESPDLDAGVVAQKIASSLERGMHFRRVAHSAIRRVMAQGAKGVVVIVSGKLTGERSRTEKYMEGYMKHCGEPSEELVDQCHKIAKLKLGVVGVTVKIMPPEITLPDEIVIKDVPSKTTVETVEE from the coding sequence ATGATTGAAAGAACATTTATAAAAGAAAATGTCATGGAAACCTTGGTTGATGAATACTTAAAAAATAAATTACCAAGAGCAGGATACAGCCACATGGATGTAAAAAAGACTCCAATAGGAACAAGAATAACAGTATTTGCTGAAAAACCGGGTTTCGTAATTGGAAGAAAAGGTAAAATGGTAAAAGAATTAACCGAAACAATTGCAACAAAATACGGCGTAAATAAACCTCAAATAGAAGTAAAACAAATAGAAAGCCCTGATTTGGATGCAGGAGTTGTAGCTCAAAAAATAGCTTCCTCCCTTGAAAGAGGAATGCATTTTAGAAGAGTAGCACATTCAGCTATTAGAAGAGTTATGGCACAAGGTGCAAAAGGTGTTGTTGTAATTGTTTCTGGAAAATTAACCGGGGAAAGGTCAAGAACAGAAAAATACATGGAAGGATACATGAAACACTGTGGAGAGCCATCAGAGGAATTAGTAGACCAATGTCATAAAATTGCAAAATTAAAACTTGGTGTGGTTGGAGTTACAGTTAAAATAATGCCTCCAGAAATTACACTTCCTGATGAAATTGTTATAAAAGATGTGCCAAGTAAAACCACCGTAGAAACAGTGGAAGAATAA
- the rpmC gene encoding 50S ribosomal protein L29 translates to MAILRASEIREMSASELNDKLVEIKKELMKENSNKATGGAPSNPGKVKELKRTVARIKTIMNEKK, encoded by the coding sequence ATGGCTATATTAAGAGCAAGCGAAATAAGAGAAATGTCTGCTTCTGAACTCAACGACAAATTAGTTGAAATAAAAAAGGAATTGATGAAGGAAAATTCCAACAAAGCAACTGGTGGAGCTCCTTCAAATCCTGGTAAAGTTAAAGAGTTAAAGAGAACAGTAGCAAGAATTAAAACAATAATGAATGAAAAGAAATAA
- the yciH gene encoding stress response translation initiation inhibitor YciH, with amino-acid sequence MPEICPVCGLPTELCVCEEIAKEEQKIKIYVAKRRFGKLMTVVEGFDATLIDVKDLAKKLKDICACGGTVKKDSIELQGDHRRKVEQALIKMGFSKNTIEVR; translated from the coding sequence ATGCCTGAAATTTGTCCAGTATGTGGGCTACCAACAGAATTGTGCGTATGTGAAGAAATTGCAAAAGAAGAGCAAAAAATAAAAATATATGTTGCAAAAAGAAGGTTTGGAAAATTAATGACGGTTGTTGAAGGATTTGACGCAACTTTAATTGATGTTAAAGACCTTGCTAAAAAATTAAAAGATATTTGTGCCTGTGGCGGAACTGTGAAGAAAGATTCCATTGAATTACAGGGAGACCACAGAAGAAAAGTTGAACAGGCCCTTATAAAAATGGGATTCTCAAAGAATACCATTGAAGTAAGGTAA
- the rnp1 gene encoding ribonuclease P protein component 1 encodes MITPYNILRHELIGLDVEITQSTNKSLVGLKGKIVYETRNTINIERFDNSKEVMIPKDIAVFKFKLNEEYIEVIGELLMGRPEDRLKRKIKNIYPY; translated from the coding sequence ATGATTACTCCATACAATATATTAAGACATGAATTAATCGGATTAGATGTAGAAATTACTCAATCAACCAATAAGTCTCTGGTTGGACTAAAAGGAAAGATTGTATATGAAACTCGAAATACTATTAATATTGAGAGATTCGACAATTCCAAAGAGGTAATGATACCAAAAGATATCGCTGTATTCAAGTTTAAATTAAACGAAGAATACATTGAGGTTATTGGTGAATTACTGATGGGGAGACCAGAAGATAGGTTGAAGAGGAAAATTAAAAACATATATCCATATTAA
- a CDS encoding 30S ribosomal protein S17, which produces MRNIGIDVKSPENECNDNDCPFHGNLPVRGQVFEGIVVSDKGHNAIVIKRDVVRYIPKYERYEKRTTTMVAHCPSCIDAKIGDKVKIAECRPISKTKSFVVIEKIELSE; this is translated from the coding sequence ATGAGAAACATAGGAATTGATGTAAAATCTCCTGAAAATGAGTGCAACGACAATGACTGTCCATTCCACGGCAATTTGCCTGTGAGAGGACAGGTATTTGAAGGAATTGTAGTCAGTGACAAAGGACATAATGCAATTGTAATTAAAAGAGATGTTGTAAGATACATCCCAAAATACGAAAGATACGAAAAAAGAACCACCACAATGGTTGCTCATTGCCCATCCTGTATTGACGCAAAGATTGGCGATAAGGTAAAAATTGCTGAGTGCAGACCAATAAGTAAAACTAAATCGTTCGTAGTTATTGAAAAAATAGAGCTTTCAGAATAA
- a CDS encoding 50S ribosomal protein L14 — MKGFGSKVIRSLPNGARLICADNTGAKELEIIAVKGYKGVARRLPAGGVGSLVFVSVKKGTPEMRKQVLPAIIIRQKKEYRRPDGSRVKFEDNAAVIVTPEGSPKGSEIKGPVAKEAAERWAGVSRLAKIIH, encoded by the coding sequence ATGAAGGGATTTGGTTCAAAAGTCATAAGGTCATTACCTAATGGGGCAAGACTAATATGCGCCGACAACACAGGAGCAAAAGAGCTTGAAATAATAGCTGTTAAAGGCTATAAGGGTGTTGCAAGAAGATTACCTGCTGGCGGTGTTGGAAGTTTAGTATTTGTTTCTGTTAAAAAGGGAACGCCTGAAATGAGAAAACAGGTATTACCTGCGATTATCATTAGACAGAAAAAAGAATATAGGAGACCAGACGGTTCAAGAGTTAAATTTGAAGATAATGCCGCTGTAATCGTAACTCCCGAAGGAAGCCCAAAAGGTTCAGAAATTAAAGGACCAGTAGCAAAAGAAGCTGCGGAAAGATGGGCAGGAGTTTCAAGATTGGCTAAAATAATACATTAA
- the rplX gene encoding 50S ribosomal protein L24 has protein sequence MVLTTSKQPRKQRKALYNAPLHARNKLMSAMLSKDLKEKYNKNALPVKTGDTVKILRGTFKGIEGEVSKVDYKSYKIYVEGAVNRKQDGNESLYPIHPSNVMIVKMDDSDDRRFKFSNK, from the coding sequence ATGGTTTTGACAACTTCAAAACAGCCAAGAAAACAGAGGAAAGCATTATATAATGCTCCACTCCATGCAAGAAACAAATTGATGAGTGCAATGCTCTCAAAAGATTTGAAAGAAAAATATAACAAAAATGCACTTCCCGTAAAAACAGGAGACACTGTAAAAATACTCAGAGGAACCTTCAAAGGAATAGAAGGGGAAGTATCAAAAGTAGATTACAAATCCTATAAGATATATGTTGAAGGAGCAGTAAATAGAAAACAAGATGGAAATGAATCTCTCTATCCGATACACCCATCAAATGTTATGATTGTTAAGATGGACGATTCTGACGATAGAAGATTTAAATTTTCAAATAAATAA
- a CDS encoding 30S ribosomal protein S4e, with protein sequence MANKGPRKHLKRLPAPKNWQISRKTNKYTTRPSAGPHAMGSSLPLLLVLRDLLGYADNAREAKKVIKMGKVLVDGVKRKDHRYPTGLMDVISLPDANESFLVVLDEKGRIKLNKIKDNTKKLCKIENKTVIKGGHIQLNLHDGRNQIVKLADATKAEEDIYKTGDCVILSIPEQSIVGHVQFGEGKLAYITGGKHVGDFAKIIGIEKKQLYPDIITLETENGEQFKTIRDYVFIVGDDKPVISM encoded by the coding sequence ATGGCAAATAAAGGACCAAGGAAGCATTTGAAAAGACTACCCGCTCCAAAAAACTGGCAAATTTCAAGAAAAACCAATAAATATACTACAAGACCATCCGCAGGACCTCATGCAATGGGGAGCTCCTTGCCGTTATTGTTGGTTCTTAGAGATTTATTAGGTTATGCCGATAATGCAAGAGAGGCAAAAAAAGTTATTAAAATGGGTAAAGTGTTAGTTGATGGAGTAAAAAGAAAAGACCACAGATACCCGACAGGTTTAATGGATGTAATATCATTACCTGATGCAAATGAAAGCTTTTTGGTAGTATTGGATGAAAAAGGTAGAATTAAATTAAATAAAATAAAAGATAACACTAAAAAGTTATGTAAAATTGAAAATAAAACTGTTATAAAAGGCGGACACATTCAGTTAAACCTTCACGATGGTAGAAATCAAATAGTAAAACTTGCCGATGCTACAAAAGCTGAGGAAGATATTTATAAAACAGGAGATTGTGTTATTCTCTCTATTCCAGAACAGAGCATAGTAGGACATGTTCAGTTTGGTGAAGGAAAATTGGCATACATCACAGGCGGTAAACACGTAGGCGATTTTGCAAAAATAATAGGTATAGAGAAAAAACAATTATATCCTGATATAATTACACTTGAAACAGAAAACGGAGAGCAGTTCAAAACCATTAGAGACTATGTTTTCATAGTTGGTGACGACAAACCTGTTATTTCAATGTAA
- a CDS encoding 50S ribosomal protein L5 encodes MNFQEAWEKQPMSKPRIEKVTVNMGVGESGDKLLTAEKVVSEITGQKPVRTLAKQTNPAFNIRKKLPIGLKITLRGKKAEEFLKDAFTAFTASGKQLFTYSFDKRGNFSFGIPEHIDFPNQKYDPSVGIYGMDICVTFEKPGYSVKRRKAKRANIPAKHLVSKEEAINYIETIYGIKVEQE; translated from the coding sequence ATGAACTTCCAAGAAGCATGGGAAAAACAGCCTATGAGTAAGCCTAGAATAGAGAAGGTTACTGTGAATATGGGGGTAGGTGAGAGTGGGGATAAATTACTCACTGCTGAGAAGGTTGTTAGTGAAATTACCGGTCAAAAACCCGTAAGAACATTGGCAAAACAAACAAACCCTGCGTTTAACATTAGAAAAAAACTTCCAATTGGTTTAAAAATCACATTGAGAGGTAAAAAAGCAGAGGAGTTTTTAAAAGATGCTTTTACGGCATTTACAGCATCAGGAAAACAACTATTCACCTATTCATTTGACAAAAGAGGAAATTTCTCATTTGGTATTCCAGAACATATAGACTTCCCAAATCAAAAATATGACCCATCAGTTGGAATCTATGGTATGGATATATGTGTAACCTTTGAAAAACCAGGATACAGTGTTAAAAGAAGAAAAGCTAAAAGAGCAAATATTCCAGCGAAACATCTAGTAAGCAAAGAAGAAGCTATTAATTATATCGAAACTATATATGGTATAAAGGTAGAGCAGGAATAA
- a CDS encoding 30S ribosomal protein S14, giving the protein MAKTPFKKKYGYGSKICKRCGKNGPGIISKYGINMCRQCFRQLASELGFKKYD; this is encoded by the coding sequence ATGGCAAAAACACCATTCAAGAAGAAATACGGATATGGTTCAAAAATATGCAAGAGATGCGGTAAAAATGGACCAGGAATTATAAGTAAATATGGAATAAATATGTGCAGACAATGCTTTAGGCAGTTAGCATCGGAATTAGGATTTAAAAAGTATGATTAA
- a CDS encoding 30S ribosomal protein S8, whose translation MSLMDPLANALNHLSNCERVGKDVAYVQPASKLIGRVFKVMQDKGYMGNFEYIEDGKAGIYKVELTGHINKCGAVRPRYAVKKTEFEKFEKRYLPAKGFGLLIVSTPKGLMTHDEAKSNGLGGRLISYIY comes from the coding sequence ATGAGTCTAATGGACCCACTTGCGAATGCATTGAACCACCTATCCAACTGTGAAAGAGTAGGAAAGGATGTGGCATATGTTCAGCCAGCATCAAAGCTCATAGGTAGAGTATTTAAAGTTATGCAGGATAAAGGATATATGGGAAACTTTGAGTATATTGAAGATGGTAAAGCAGGAATCTACAAGGTAGAATTAACAGGACACATTAATAAATGTGGAGCAGTTAGACCAAGATATGCTGTTAAAAAAACCGAATTTGAAAAATTCGAAAAAAGATATTTGCCTGCAAAAGGATTTGGTTTATTGATTGTAAGTACGCCAAAAGGATTAATGACCCATGACGAAGCAAAAAGTAATGGATTGGGTGGAAGATTAATATCCTATATATACTAA
- a CDS encoding 50S ribosomal protein L6, translating into MPVAAIIREEIEIPESVTIEVINNEEVVVKAGGKELRRILSYPDVVIKKEDNKVVVESLYPRKKQAAIIGTFASHIKNIITGVSEGFEYKMKIRYAHFPMKISVKGNEVIIDNFLGEKHPRKATIMEGVKVKVSGEDVIVTGIDKEKTGQTAANIEQATRVRGRDTRVFQDGIYIVEKAGKVL; encoded by the coding sequence ATGCCAGTAGCCGCTATTATAAGGGAAGAAATAGAAATTCCTGAAAGTGTGACCATTGAAGTAATTAACAACGAAGAAGTAGTTGTTAAAGCTGGTGGGAAAGAACTTAGAAGGATACTATCGTACCCTGATGTAGTTATAAAAAAAGAAGACAATAAAGTAGTAGTTGAAAGTCTTTACCCAAGGAAGAAACAAGCTGCAATTATTGGAACTTTCGCATCCCACATAAAAAATATAATTACAGGAGTAAGCGAAGGATTCGAATATAAGATGAAAATAAGATATGCCCACTTCCCTATGAAAATCAGTGTTAAAGGTAATGAAGTAATTATCGATAACTTCTTGGGAGAAAAACACCCAAGAAAAGCCACAATTATGGAAGGAGTTAAAGTTAAAGTTAGCGGAGAAGATGTAATTGTTACTGGAATAGATAAGGAAAAAACAGGACAGACCGCTGCAAACATTGAACAAGCAACAAGAGTTAGGGGAAGAGATACCAGAGTATTCCAAGATGGTATCTACATAGTGGAAAAAGCAGGCAAAGTATTGTAA